The window GCTACATTTTGTATAGGAAAACTTATTGagtatgcatttttataattacaGTAAAAACaatctacaaaattaaaaaaaagaatgaaataaaaattgcacATTTGCATAAATTCTGAACTATAAAAATCAGACTTATTTTCATCCCTCCCCTGACTCAGTTATTCATTTTATAACTGAACTAAGTAATACATGACACACTGATAAGCTTCATGATCTTCTAGCTCCTTAATATTTAGAATCAATTCTATACCGTCAGTCTATACCTATTTGTATAAGCTGAGTCAGGATTCCCCACCCTTGTTCTGAGGCCCTTTCCTCTGAACTTAAGGTTTTATCATCTGTACACAGAGATATCTAAGTGCTGCGCCTTGAGCATCAAATATAGGAATAACTTAACCCAGGAACCCACCCCCTCTTCCTGCCTTCAAAAGGAGTTCTGCAAGTCAGAGTCACAAAAATCAGCTCATATCTATAGAAATAATTTCCTATTTATAGAAACCCTTGCTCCCCAACGGTCTCTGATGAGATCCTCGCAACAGTATCACCAGCAGAAGCCTTAAGAATACAAACAGTATTAAATGCACCAAGTGAGAACCATTTTTATAATAACTTAGGCACTATTCGCCACATAGTGGTAAGTGACGTTCTTCTATTTATTCAACAGCTGCATCCCGGTGACTGCACAAATCACCCCAGAACTTAATACACAAACAGACATGCAAATACATAAAGATATTTACCATCTTCAGCACTATGTACTAGTTCTTCTGGCAGATTATCTACTTTTGCTTGATCTGTTCAGGAGAAATTAACAAATGGTTAACGTGGCTGACCcttagagagaaaaagaacaatgaaatcatCCCTGGAAGCTCCCGGAGTTGGAAGCAATTAGTCAAGATGCAGTGAGGGGTGCAACCAAGATGTCTTCCCCAAATACTTTCTCTTTAGATTAGCTACTTGAGCCAGTGCCATAACGGGAGCTCCCATTTCAGCCCGGATGCAGCACACATCAGCACACTGCTGCACACCGACTCCCAAGGGTTAGAGGGTTAGCTCAGAGCAAGCAATTGGCTGGCAGCAGGAGAAAGCACGGGGCTGCGACAGTCCCTCTATTCTTCTGGAAAGGGTAAGATGCTGGCCATGACTAACACCTCCCCAAATCTATGGtcaaatatttgtgtgtgtgcatcatCATTTGCATATGCCTCTGGGAGGCTTGCTTGGGAAGTCAACTGAAGAGATGTAACTGGGGACCAGCTGCTAAGTGGAATTTTGGCAGGCTAGTGTGAGAGTGGGTATCGGTATTTGGAAGGAAGCCTGCAGGAATACCCGTCAGCtgatggtgattttttttaaccctacACATTCCTGAGTACTTTAAAGCTGCACCATGGAAATAGCTCCATGCTTCAGAGACAAAGAGGTTTGCTAAACTGAACAATTGTCACTgaggtcttttctttctttagggaCCATCACTGACATAAGGAAGAACAATTGGGGCTGTCCATTAAAGAATGGGACTGCCTTCTCTGGAATTATCCAGGCGGATGTGGGGGTTGACCAGCTGTTAAGGAGGCTTTAGAGGGAATTCCTGCATGGGGGGACTTTGAAACGGGTGACCTTCATGGTCGCTCTCAATCCTGAGATTCTAAGATCCTTGGGAGGATCAGGACTACATTCCAAATTGGGGATATTTTCTAGATCCCTGGAAATCTCTGAATTTTAGGAATTGTTTAGTGAAGtgtctttttcagttttctttttaaactctgACTTCTTAGTCTCAACTGCAGATGTTAAAAACTATAATAAACCCAACAATGGTCAATTATCAATCAATTAATTTGACAGTGGTTAACTTTTACTCAATTTTTCTTATGACCATATGAAATTCCACAGGTATATCCTTAGCTTCAAAAGAATAAGAACAAAAGCCCTAGAAGTCATGGTTTCTAGGtccacttgcctggcatgcaagtCTCTATGTATGTTATGTTTTCTGTTAGTACTAAAGAAATCCTTCACCAATTAAAGCAGCAGCCAGTGGGGAATAGTGTACCTACCTAATGCATTGTGTGTTAGGTAGTCTTTTGGTTTACAGTCCCAGTATCCAAGAGAAATGggtgaagagaaagaaggaatgagCTGAGTATGGTGGTATATgactataaccccagcaacttgtgaggctgagactggaggatcttGTGATCAAGTtcaagctagcttcagcaatgtagcaaggccctgaagaacagcaagaccctgtctcaaaaaaataaagggctggagatgtagttcagtggtaaagtacccctgggttcaatccccagtatcagagagagagagagagagagagagagagagagagatgagagaagaggagagagagagagagagaagaagaagaagaagaagaagaagaagaagaagaagaagaagaaggaggaggaggaggaggaggaggaggaggaggaggaggggggggggggagggggagggaagaaagggagggaggaagggagggagagagagggagggagggagggagagagagggagggagggagggagagagaggggagggagggagagggagggggagagaggagagagggagagggagagggagagggagagggagagagagagagagagagagagagagagacagagagagagacagagagagagagagacagagagagagacagagagagagagagggagagcgaGAGAAATATCCTTGAAACCAGAGACTAATTCAGACCCATTTCATGTAAAATTCATTAGATGCCTAACCCTGTCACATATAATATTATCACTTCACAAATGTTAGTGACAGTTATCTGATAATTTTGAGTCCCAGGTCTGCTGTGTGATACCAAGTAAGCTATTTTACCTGAGTTTaattttccttatctataaagtgGTGATAACAGCAATTCATCTCTCAAAGAGTTGCTTGTGTtggttaaatgaattaatgtgtGAAATTCTTAGTGTTTGGCACATTATATTCAGTAGATGTTAGCTATTACTATTATTCTACTACTGTACTAGCTGCCACGATCCTTTAAAACATTGTACTTGAGTAAACTCAACTGGGATGCTTCAATTCAAGGAAACCTAGTAGGTAGGAACAAAACCTCATGCATTATTTTTGAAAGCAGTGTTCCAGACACTTAAGGGTGAGTCTCTGATTCAGCACACTTGGGGAAGGTTATTTCCATCTGTCAATTAGGCATTTTAGTGCACGTCAACATGCAGTGAGGCTACAGAACAACATATAAGCACTTTTAAGCTTAGATGGGGCATAACAGTGGAGCAAACTTTATTCTCACTTGATAAATCTGATGAAATGTCTTCTAGACTTTTGGAAGGCATTTTCCTAGCAGCACTCCTTTCCAAAGCTTTCAAAACAGGACTGGGTTCTTCTTCTGAACCTGTTGTAAGACAAAACCGATGAATGCTGcacaatacaaaagaaaaaaacaaactttaaataaTGAACGGGCATTGACATGGTGGGCTGAAAAGAGAAATTATGGTATAAGCCTCCCTACTTCTATTGGTTCTACAAAGCAATTATTTCACAGAAAGTAATTTCTCCACTAagagtcctttaaaaatttttttcttcatcaaaaaatatttgaaacacaaATCATATAGAAACAAGATGAGCACATTGGTCTCCTAGTTGTTTACGCTTTTATTTTAGGCACATGATTTGTTTTGTCCAGACTTTGAATCTTCCCACTTAACATTCTAGCTTTTGAAGACAGTCACAAAATGATTTTAGGTGCATTAAAAAAATTAGCTGAAgacaggtgtgatggcacacacctataatcccagtggctcaggttgaggcaggaggatcacaacttcaaagccagcctcagcaacttcgcgaggcacttggcaactcagcaagaccctgtctctaaaataaagaGGTCTGGGGaatgggctcagtggttaagggcactggggttcaatccctggtaccaaaacaaaacaaaacaaaaccaatagcTGAAAACTATGGAGGgtaagattttaatatttaactCTGTGAACAAACGGATACACAAAGTAGTGGGTTGTCCAGGTTGATAGCTGTaggatttctgaattttataatttagtaTAACTTGCAACAAAATACTGATAAATATATGGGGAAGTCAACTTTTTATTTAactaaggcatttttaaaaggaggatGAGATTCTATCCCTTACTAATgcctttatttcataaaaaagaaagacattttagaactgaaaggggaaaaaaaggtataATTTCAGAATAAGAACAGTACCGAAATTAAAACATAACACTTTACCAAAAAAAGTCTCTatactatcatttttttttcttcattttgacagTGAAAACTCCATCCTGGGTAAGTCCTGGTCTTAGTACTAACATTTATCACTGTCTATACTCAGTGCCTAAAATAGTGGCTGGCAAAAGacacttcaaaaatatttgctgaaccaATAAATGATTCAATTAATGAATCAATGAGTTTAAGAACCCCTTctctaaaaattaatttcctgaAATGCATTCCAGTTCTGCCTAACATTAATATGCATTCCACagcaaatggatttttttcatatatagcaAAGTTTATTCCTTAAAACTCACAcacagataataataaatatcttCCTGATAATGAAGAGCTTGTATATGCAATGTCTGTGTCAATTCCTGGGAATTATATTGTACTTTTCCTAATGTAAGACAGAAGGTTAATGATAATCAGAGAGATTAATTAAAGGTTCTTAATCCTGGGTGTAtcttgctgggtttttttttttttttttttctttttttttttctttcagtgctagggattcaAACCAGGAACTCTTTctcactgaattatatccccagttcttttttatttattattttgagacaaggtcttgctaagttggttagACTAGCcatgaatttgtaatcctcctacctcagcctcctgagttgctgggattataggtatttGTAGTAGCAAATGGATTTTAAGATGAACTAGATTTGGGAtgttctttgtttaaatttaagaGGATTCTTATTGCAAAAGTTCTGAGAGATTTTGACAAGCTAGTAAAATACATAATTTCCCAACATTTCCAAAAATGTTTGACCATGGAAAGTTTCTTTTTCCCAGAGGAACATATTGAGGTATTGGTTGGTTAACAGCTCAGCCACAGGTCAAACATGTTAGTTTGCTCAGCAAAATTAGGGTGGTTTTGTAGCAAGGTTTCTATCCGACTTTTACCTACACCCTTTCCAGTTTGTTTTAAAACTGTAATTTAGATCAAAGGATATAAAACCTTGACTGACCATTGTATACCTCTTACttggcatttaattttaaaatatcttttcttggTTCTGTCTAGGTGATAATCTAATGTTACCTATTTCTTTCTTAGGCTTTTTGATGTTCACTCAGTGACACTGGTACCCTATAAACCTGGCTAGACACATTAGGTGATAGTCTTTTAAGTGCAAATTTGCAAGCCTCCTATGGGTAAGTTTACCCTAGAAACATAAAGGAGAGTTTATTAAGAGAATACCCAACAAGGTTAACATGCTGACTTTATTCTTATATAAGTTTGTTTTCAGAGactagcactttttttttttttaaaaccagtaaCATTTGTTAAGTGGGCTTCAATTTGACTAATTAGGATTAAAGGTGGATCTTTGGTGAGTATTCAAGAAGTGATGCTACATCTGCTTACAAAGGAACTCAAACCTCAAAAGTCGGCCACTCCGTAAAGCTTATCAAGGAAGGTGATCAACACCAGCTGTGCATTTGGTTGAAATATCCCAGTCATACAGCATTCTCTATCATTTCATCACTCAAATCAGATAACTTCTCATTCCAATGTGCTCTGGGGTTTCCCTACTGAAATGGCAAGAGTTGATGAGAATAGTAAACTGAGACAAGTGTTGTTTATAGCCTGAATGAAACCAGCATCCTCAGGTCCACTTAGATGAGTTTTGTGATCCAGTAAGATCTTTAGCAATTCAGTCAAGGCTGAAGCCAAAGAAATGCAGTCACCAAGCAATGCCCTTAGGTGGAATCAGGTGAAGTCATCTGACCAAAGTCATATTCTAGAAGGGGAAGATTCTGCAGATGGttgaaaatgagagggagagaatgGCAATAAAAATACGACAGCACAAAGTATCTGAGGGAAGGAAAGGCCCAGCCTTGCACTTATTCCCTGATTTTTAGCCACACCTGCAGGAAAATGTTACTCTTAAATGGAAAATTTGTGCCCAGTGTGgtctttttgcttttttgccaCAACTCTCACTAGAGACTTCTATTAGGATTGTCAATTAAGAAATTCTAATATTTCTAGGAGGAAGACTAATTTAAGTGTTTTAAAGATGATTTCTAAACCCcaaatattatcttaaaaatatgtgAGACCTAAAAATTCAATAGGTAGATTAATGAGAAGCAAGGATAGGCTCTGGAACACAGACTGTAGGAAAGCTGTTTTTTTGTAATCTATTTGAATAAAGAACCAAAGTGATAAGAAGAATTTAGTGCCATTAAGGAGtgtcaaattaattaaaaaaaaatttaaagtcatcCTTTACATCAGTATTCCATAAAGCAGATTCATTATGGGTTAAAAATTCCAAAATGCTCACTAGATGTGTTTCTCCAGCTTCCTGCAATAGAACCTGTGTTTCCATCTGAAAAATCAGAGTCAGAGaaaccttctttttcttgttcattgACTTGTCTCTTACATGGCGATGTTAACATCAATTcaactttacttatttttgtagggttttctttctttgtcaggAGAGGAATGGGCTGCTCGCTTTTGGACACACTACTTGCTTTAGGAGCCTCCTCAAAGTCAGGTTCCTGAAAAGCCCCTAGTCCCCCTGCAAGGTCACTTTCATTGTTCCTGTCCCCTGGGGAGCTTATTGTTCTAATGGTCTCTATTTCATGGTCCACATAAAGTTGGGGGGTTCCAGAGATCTCAACCCCACTTGAAGAACAACAAAGAGCAACTGATAAATCAGTCACAACTTCATCTCCTCCCAATACTTTAACAATTTGGTCGACTTGAGATTCCAAACCATTGCTTCTACCCTTCATTTCAGAGGCCCTTGAGGCTGCCCAGAACCTGGCCTGCTCTGACTGTGAGGGCTCCTTCTCAGGAATTTCTTCCTTCACTGATACCTGGTGTCCATGAGGTGGAACTTCACATATTTCTTTAAGAAGTTTCTCAAACCCAATATCAAAAGCACTCTCAGTTATTGATGGAGCCTCAGACTTTTCAActgtttcttcaatttccttgGGATGGAAATTGGAAGTAGCTTGCCTGGGTGCCTCAGTACTACCTATTAAGTCTGATGGAGAGAGAGTTCCTGTATCCTTTTCATATCTTGAAGGGTAGGTTTCTAGTGTTTCCTTGTGGAGCTTTTCTAAGCCAGCACTGAATTCAAGGAACTCTGATTTGGGTTgaataattgtttcctttacaaTTTCTGCCACTTCCTGGGGTAACTTTTTGTCATGCTTTTTGTCAGTGGAAACAGATGAGCTAAGGAGCTGTTCTGATGGAGCCATCTGAGTGGTCAAAGATGATCCAACTTCATGAGTTTTATCAGGAACTATAGTGAAGGAATAAAAATCTTTCCTATCTGAAGCAATGGTGTCCATTGTAGCCCACAATGGGGTCACACTCAGAGAATTTGGGGGGCTGCCTGCTGCCTGTACTCCTTCAGAAAATTCTGCTTTTACTTCTCCAGGACCTATTTCCATTGCAGAAGGATAACTCGGGCAAGTTTCTCTAAGTAGCTTCTTTAATACATCATTTACATAATTCAATTCAGGTTTAGATGGAAGAATGACTTTCTCTACAGTCTCTGAAATTTCCCTTTGAGAAGGCAATGCTCCATCGTGGGGAACAAGATGAGCATCCTGGGAAAAAGACATGTCTTGTGGAGAGTTGGTCACATCCTTAAAAGAATCCTTTCTGTGAAGATGGGAAGAACCTTTTGCAGCCATCTGAAGCAAGTTCTCCCTGTTGAGCTGGCACTCACCACTTTCAGCTTTCTGGGTGAAAGCTGTATTTCCCGAAGTTTCATACCCCTCTGATAAAGGAGCTACTATCTCTCTCTGACAGCCTCTCGGTTTTATTCCCTTTTCAAAAAATCTACCCTCTTCAAGCTGAGAGCCAGTTCCAGTGGTCATGGGTTCTAACTCAGTTTGCAAGGGTGAGTGTGGAATTCCAGTTGCTTCTTTCAGGAGTTTGTTTAGACTAGCAGCCAAAGTGTTCTGTTTGAACTTCGGAGGCACCACTGTTTTATCTACATGCTCATTAGTGAACTCTTTAGGTCCTTCAGCTTCTTCCTCATCATCAGCAAAATCTGTCTTTTGAAGCCATTTCCTATCTTCTGAAACACCTGGTTTGAGAATTTCTTTTCCATAAGCTTCTTTACCAGAAGGCTGGATTGCTGGTGATGAACCTTCTAAAACCAGCTTCTGTACACTGTCACTAAAAGTGTCTTTGTTGTCTTTAGATAAAACATGTGCTTTCACTATGGATTCCTGAATCTCTTGATCTGAAAAATCCTTTGCTTCCTTAAATACTGGAGTACCAAGCCATTCcatattatttttcacattttcctttgttGACTCATTTCCTGCCAAATGTTGAATGGATTCTCCAGGTGGCCTCAGTGGAAATGTGGTTTCATTTGGTAGCACCTGGAGTatacattttgaatttaatttcttcatttcctctctcGGTGTAACAGAGAACACCTCTTCTTGGTGGGTATTTCTTCCTGATGATTTAACATCACTGAATTCCTTGTGTTTTTGGCTAGAGAATGGCACAAAAATTTTTTGGCTTATTGTAGTATTCTTCTCAGAATTATTCTTACTGTTTGGATTACCTCCTAAGTCCCAAAACTTTCTCAAATTCTCAAACTGAGAGTGATTATAAACCTGTTCTGTGTTGGGTTCATCCATTCGTTCTTTTAGGGACATAATTTTAAAGTTGGCATTTGATTCACCAATTAGAAATCTTTCTTTCTCCAAAGGAGCGTGTATTTCATTCCTAGTGTTTGAGGGATGTTGCAATGCTGGTAAAGTAATGTCTCTTCTAGAATGCAAACTGTCTTCCTCTAGCAaactttttatatgcttatttgtcTTATCCTGAAACagcaacattttatttgattggTCAGCTGAAGGATGGCATTTCAATGGACCTGATATTTGGGGACTGGTCTCTTTAGGCTTGTTTGAGGAATGAAAACTGGAGAGATGGAATGCTTGATCATCCTCATCAAAGACCACTCGTTTGGCAGTGAACTGACCATATTCACTCTGGCCTGTAGATAAACTGTCTGTGAATATATCCTGTGATCTCACAGGCGGGTATGCTTTAGCAGAGGATTGTTCCTGGCTACATGAAGATGTGGGTTCTTTATGAGTTAACTTAGCAGCAGCTTTCTCTCCTTCCCAAAAGGATATTCTGTCACTCACTcttttgtatttctctctttGCACTTGGTTCTTGGGAACCTCACCAGCTTCTTGTTGTGGGTGAACCTCAGGCTTCTTTGAAGGAGCTACACTGTTGACAATCCCAGGCAGCATCTCCCTATTATCTGTCTCTAAGGAAGCTTTCAggatggaattattttcttctttgctctttctctctaCCTTCACATTATCTTTCAAATTTGGTTCCTGGACAATTGCTAAAGAGTCAAATTTTACTTTGGAGTTTCCTGTATGTTTTTCATGAGCATGAGGCTTGGGTTCTTCTTTACCAAAGCTGCCAATATTCTTAGTGTTGCATGAAACTTGGACTTCTGCATTGGATCCTTTGAGAACACTGTAGGAGCAGTTATTGGTTGTGGGAGGTACCCCATTTTCTTCTATGCTTTTCAAGTCTTGGCTATTATCCatatttttacttccttgacttggGGTACCACAGTTTGCAAATGGCTGTGGTATAACTTGACCTTCCTTTGGGGTGCTTTGTTGGGACAAATTCATAGATTTGGGTTTGATATTCATAGAATTAtcttggaaaatttcagaaaccaGCATATCTCCTTCTTCCTGGAATGCTGAATCATATCTCACAGGCTTCAATTTAACTTTGGTGGACAATAGTGCCTTGGAATCATTTTCTTTAAGACTGGTGTCATCTGTCACCATGGCAATAGCAACCCGTGACTTTGAGTCTGTTTTTCCTTTGGGTTCTGTTCCTCGGGGATGTTGGAGGGATGGTTTACTGTCGTCTGAATGAGAACTTCGGTTAAACCAGTCTAGGACTTTAGTAATGGAATCATCAGTTGTCTTCTTGATCTCAGTGGCAGGTGGAGCAGAGCGTGAGGATGTCTTAGCTTTCAGAGCCATGAGAAGAGGGAGCTTACCTTGCTGATGGTCTCTAGAACTGCAATCTGGCACCTGAGATGGTTCAGGCTCAATGCAATGAGACAGTTCATCTGCAATACAGAAACGCTcttctaaataagaaaaaaacatgctTCAAGAATGATTATCACTcatattatctgttttaaaaggcactttttatttgtactttctacACTGACAGCATCTGTCAGGGGCTGTAAGTCATCCTGATTAAAGTATTCTACCAAAGATGCCCAATGACAGCAAAGGAAGGCAAATGTAGACCTCTGGAAGTATGTGTGTGGACCTAACTGGAAAATTTCTTTGAAGTccttgacttatttttaaaaattcatgtgaatTTTACATTCTGATCCATGTTACACTTTAAGTAttaattttctccaattcttaAATCTTTGTATAGAACTGGCTGGTACGAAGATACACCTTGCTGATTTCACGACTTTACTTATTCCCTGGCACACTAAGTTCATAAGCCCTAGAGGGCTCTTAAACCCAGAATTAAGGACCATAGACTTATGTAATTTCAGGAgttagaaaaataacttttaagtaaGTCTAAACAAGGAATTCCCTCTAGaatttctgaataataaaatgagaatatttgctTTCCTGGGTCTTACTCCTAATACACTGAAGAAGAAACTCTGAAGATAGAGGCCTGCTGTTCTGCATGCTGATTGTTTCCCATGGTGGAGATTAGGAACCCTGATCTCAACAGGACTCTCCATTCTGCCCCATGTTCTATCATTTGTAACTCAGAAGTTATTTCTGAGTCAAATAATGTAAAATGAGGATTGATAGAGAATATGATCTCTACCTGCTCCCTGATTATCAACTAACCAATTGCTAGAAGGCTACAGAAGGATATTTATGTTCTTTCTAAGTTATCAGGAAAGCAGGGTCTTTTCTGAGCCTTAATCAAAAGGCACATAGTACATTTGGATGAGGGAACTTAAAGTGTTTCGTTAAGACTTATTAGGCAGTTTGGCAAGGCTGTAGTCAAAGCACAGATGTGTCAGCATTTCTGTTCTCCCTTAAAACACTGAGCTATGCAATACATGTGAATGTTCCTAAAAATTATGTAAGCTGAAATTTTATGAAGTCAGCTATATTTCAAATGCACTAAAAGACATGTCAAATAACAGAATTCaatctttaattttaatcatCAACCCCtggttaaatataaaaaaggacaaagaatTTGTACAATAGTTGGTATATAGTAGAAACTGGTTTCCTTTCTAAGTACtcattgtattattatttatcattgtgAAGTTCCTTTGGGAAAATCTTTGAgaattctgtgtttgtttgtttatagacTATTTAAGGATGATTAAAAAGccatacaaacccaaataatacatAAACATTTTTGGAAGGCTCCAATACTAGATGTTGGCAATAGTTAATGCTGGATGATGACATCCCAGATCAGGTGCTTTTCATAATTCTGTGAgtttcttctgaaatattttacagtgaacattattactttaaaaataacaacagttcatttaaaaatctagTGCCAGGTAATGTTCTGCTTCCTCTGAGGAATTCTTCGGGTTTTTTTCCAGTGTGATAATAAGTATGATACTGACTGTTTGAACTTTAGAAATGATGTCAAACCCTTATTATTCAACTTAAGAGAGTttaccttgtttcttttttcctggtcctaattttctttttatatcccagtatttatttgtatatatcttTGTAGAAAGTCAAAAGGGAAAAAGTAGCATAACTCTATAAGTACTCTTTGAGACTAGAAAGCCTGTCAATCAAACTGGGTTTAGCTAATGATATTCTTCTCCCAAATTTAATGGTCAGTgggatttaaaaatcaaagcataaataagtaaatacaaaattatatgaTAGTTTGTGAGAAAGCAAATGCAATTTCAAAAACAGGAAAGGGGGGTTACCAATTTTTTCTATCAGTAATAATAAAGGGAAATATTgccaaagaaaatgttttcaccCTTTGAATGAATATTTAGGTAAATATGCAATTATTCCTTAATGTTTGGCCAAATGTTAGTAATTTCCTCCAATATGAGTTGCCTTATTTCCTGAAGAAGATCTTgcttaaaaaaaagttctatgtGTTTAAGAGGTTTAAAATGTCTGAGGAAAGAAACCTGAACATGTATGAAACTGCTGGGCTGAGCAAAAGTGAGCCAGGGCTAACCTGGTACTATTAAAATAGAAGGAGAGCAACTGAGTTAGAAACTTGATTATTGGATTATAAATGTTCctgacaataaaaaaaagtacGAGAGTTGGATGCATAATTATTGAACAAGAAAGATTACACAGCATTATTCTTCccactgttttctgttttttaaaatgtgagaattACAAAGTATCATAAAGTTATGAGACAGTAGTTTGGGGCACCCCTTGAGAGTAGTGGGGTCTTCAAGAGAGGG of the Sciurus carolinensis chromosome 11, mSciCar1.2, whole genome shotgun sequence genome contains:
- the Sytl2 gene encoding synaptotagmin-like protein 2 isoform X2, with protein sequence MIDLSFLTEEEQEAIMKVLQRDAALKRTEEERVRHLPEKIKDDQQLKNMSGQWFYEAKAKRHRDKIHGADIIRASMRKKRLQVAVEQSKDRAIEAKESWVNNVNKDALLLPELAGAVEEPEEDSAPISPSPSVVNPASTVIDMSQENTKKSTGSPAKQRKNPFNSSKLPEDHLSQQTQNEQSKNGRAGLFQISKEGELSDSKEKSSIPDISSQKLEESKQTMSAGPENGSQIKAPVPKARKFIHKSDGLKQDDKQSFPRQRSDSMSARGAPRGILKRNSSSSSTDSETLRLNQNFEPRSKIVSPGLTIHERISEKEHCLEDDSSSNSLEPLKHVRFSAVKDELPQSPGLIHGREVGEFSVLESDRLKNGTEDAGDIEFQDDSKPFQYKKDLLPHPSASSPSTSKNEAYQPLISGSVRNDGLHSSLEVLTAKPQITENLPTTNKHQTKSSELTRLESVLSPNPADELSHCIEPEPSQVPDCSSRDHQQGKLPLLMALKAKTSSRSAPPATEIKKTTDDSITKVLDWFNRSSHSDDSKPSLQHPRGTEPKGKTDSKSRVAIAMVTDDTSLKENDSKALLSTKVKLKPVRYDSAFQEEGDMLVSEIFQDNSMNIKPKSMNLSQQSTPKEGQVIPQPFANCGTPSQGSKNMDNSQDLKSIEENGVPPTTNNCSYSVLKGSNAEVQVSCNTKNIGSFGKEEPKPHAHEKHTGNSKVKFDSLAIVQEPNLKDNVKVERKSKEENNSILKASLETDNREMLPGIVNSVAPSKKPEVHPQQEAGEVPKNQVQREKYKRVSDRISFWEGEKAAAKLTHKEPTSSCSQEQSSAKAYPPVRSQDIFTDSLSTGQSEYGQFTAKRVVFDEDDQAFHLSSFHSSNKPKETSPQISGPLKCHPSADQSNKMLLFQDKTNKHIKSLLEEDSLHSRRDITLPALQHPSNTRNEIHAPLEKERFLIGESNANFKIMSLKERMDEPNTEQVYNHSQFENLRKFWDLGGNPNSKNNSEKNTTISQKIFVPFSSQKHKEFSDVKSSGRNTHQEEVFSVTPREEMKKLNSKCILQVLPNETTFPLRPPGESIQHLAGNESTKENVKNNMEWLGTPVFKEAKDFSDQEIQESIVKAHVLSKDNKDTFSDSVQKLVLEGSSPAIQPSGKEAYGKEILKPGVSEDRKWLQKTDFADDEEEAEGPKEFTNEHVDKTVVPPKFKQNTLAASLNKLLKEATGIPHSPLQTELEPMTTGTGSQLEEGRFFEKGIKPRGCQREIVAPLSEGYETSGNTAFTQKAESGECQLNRENLLQMAAKGSSHLHRKDSFKDVTNSPQDMSFSQDAHLVPHDGALPSQREISETVEKVILPSKPELNYVNDVLKKLLRETCPSYPSAMEIGPGEVKAEFSEGVQAAGSPPNSLSVTPLWATMDTIASDRKDFYSFTIVPDKTHEVGSSLTTQMAPSEQLLSSSVSTDKKHDKKLPQEVAEIVKETIIQPKSEFLEFSAGLEKLHKETLETYPSRYEKDTGTLSPSDLIGSTEAPRQATSNFHPKEIEETVEKSEAPSITESAFDIGFEKLLKEICEVPPHGHQVSVKEEIPEKEPSQSEQARFWAASRASEMKGRSNGLESQVDQIVKVLGGDEVVTDLSVALCCSSSGVEISGTPQLYVDHEIETIRTISSPGDRNNESDLAGGLGAFQEPDFEEAPKASSVSKSEQPIPLLTKKENPTKISKVELMLTSPCKRQVNEQEKEGFSDSDFSDGNTGSIAGSWRNTSSSEEEPSPVLKALERSAARKMPSKSLEDISSDLSNQAKVDNLPEELVHSAEDVSTVPSQPDNPFSHPDKLKRMSKSVPTFLQDESDDRETDTASESSYQLSRHKKSPSSLTNLSSSSGMTSLSSVSGSVMSVYSGDFGNLEVKGNIQFAIDYVDSLKELHVFVAQCKDLAAADVKKQRSDPYVKTYLLPDKGKMGKKKTPVVKKTLNPVYNEILRYKIEKQILKTQKLNLSVWHRDTFKRNSFLGEVELDLEAWDWDNKQNKQLRWYPLKRKTAPVALEVENRGEMKLALQYVPEPTPGKKLPTTGEVHIWVKECLDLPPLRGNHLNSFVKCTILPDTSRKSRQKTRAVGKTTNPIFNHTMVYDGFRPEDLMEACVELTVWDHYKLTNQFLGGLRIGFGTGKSYGTEVDWMDSTSEEVALWEKMVNAPNTWIEATLPLRMLLIARISK